Below is a genomic region from Paraburkholderia phenazinium.
CGGTCTGCTTCAACCTCAGCCACAGCGAGAGTGCGGCGGCTCTCGCCATCTCGAACGGCTTCGAAGTCGGCATCGACGTAGAAAACGTTCGACCGATCGAAGAGTGTGTGCCACTCGAAGTGTTCTCCATACAGGAGTGCGCGGAATTCAGCGCGTTGCCGGATGAAGAACGGCAAGAGGTCTTCTTCGAAAGCTGGGCGCGCAAAGAAGCCTGCCTGAAAGCGCTCGGCACCGGCTTTACCCTGCCCCCGGCCCATTTCGAGTTCGATCTGTCCATTCGCGGCGACACGACACCGCGCCTAGTCGGCGGCGAGGCAGAGGAAGCAACCCAATGGCGCATCTGTGCCCTGTCACCCAGTTCGACCTGCGCGGGAGCAGTAGCGGCCCGAAGCACGGACTGGTCGATTGTCGAAATGAATTGACGGACGGCGTCTGCTTCAACGTCGTGCGGTCTGTTCTCCCGTCAGATTCCAGGCTTTAGCGCGGGCGCCTGACACGCTCTGAACACGCAATCTCGTCGAGCTGATGTGTTGTTGAATCGCTCGTGTGTGCGAAGGCGTACGGAGAGGTGGTCCGCGAAAGATTAACTTTCACTTACAGCATCTTTCGCGCTTGAGACACGGGTCAGGTGCAGAGAGCCTCGTGCTGCTTGCGCCTGCCGGGACCGGCCGCCGTTATGTGCGCTAGCTGCGCGCTAATGGCCAGGCGTAGCTCAGTACAAGGCCTTCATCTAAATTATTAGAGAGCGGCAAATGTCACACAGAGACAACTATCCAGGCGACTTGCCGAACGGGGCAGGTCATGTACCTGGCGTGGCAGCGTGCTTCGATGTCGTATGTGCAGAGTTTCGCGATCATCTTGCTGTGATCGACGCAACGGGTGAAGAGCGTTATGCCGACCTCGGCGAACGGTCGGCCCGCCTTGCCACCGTCCTGTCCCGCATGGGACTGGAACGAGGCGAGCGCTGCGCCATCATGGTTCCACGCAGTCGCGACACGCTGGCCCTGATGCTGGCGATCCTGCGCGTCGGCGCCGTCTACGTGCCGCTGGATCCGGCCTATCCCCGCGCACAACTCGATTTCATCGTGGCCGATTGCTCGCCCAAGCTCATCATCGCGGAAGGGGCGGCTCTCGCCAGCGTCGGCGACCTGAATGGCGCGGCGGTCGATCTGTCGGATATCGTGACATCGGCGGAGACGGTGGATCCCGCTCCGCTCCAGGCTTGCGGCCGCGACGACCCCGCCTACATCATGTACACCTCCGGCTCGACCGGCAAACCCAAGGGCGTGATCGTGCCGCACCGCGCGATTCTGCGTCTCGTGCATGGCCAGAGCTTCGCTGAGCTGTCGCCGCAGACGCGCTTCCTCAACCTGGCGCCGCTCGCTTTCGATGCCAGTACGCTGGAGATCTGGGGTCCGCTGCTGAACGGCGGGTGCGCTGCGATCATCAACGAGGTTCAGCCCTCACTCGACACGATCGCCTCCGAGATTGCGCGACTCGGCGCGACCGGCGCCTGGTTCACAGCCGGCCTTTTCAATGCGCTCGCCGACTATCGGCCGGAAGCCTTTCTTCCGCTCAAGGAGGCGCTGACCGGCGGCGACGTGCTGTCGCCCGTCCATATCCGCAAGGTCATGGAGGCGCATCCCGAGCTGCAGATCATCAATGGCTACGGCCCGACCGAGAACACGACCTTCTCCTGCTGCTACCGCATTCCGCGCAGTGGCGAAGCCCTGGCAAATGGCGACGCCATTCCGATCGGCGACGCCATCGCGGGCACGCGCGTCTATATCGTGGACGAGAAGCTCGTGCCGGTTGTCGAAGGAGAAGTCGGTGAGCTCGTCGTGGGCGGTGACGGCGTGGCGCTCGGCTACCTCAATCGCCCCGAACTGAGCGCGGAGAAGTTCGTCGACGACGTCTTCAGCCCCAGCGGCAAGCTCTATCGCACCGGCGACCTGGTGCGCCGACGCCCGGACGGTGCGATCGATTTCTTGGGTCGCAACGACCGGCAGATCAAGATCGCCGGCAAACGTATCGAGCTCGATGAAATCGAACATGCCCTGCGTGCGGCTCCCGGCGTCGCCGATGCGGCGGTGGCGGCATTCGATGGCCGCAGAGGCAAGTCCATCGCCGGCTTCGTGAAGGCCGATGCGGCGGAGTCTGAAGTCTTCCTCGCCGGGCTACGCGCTTACCTCAAGACTGCATTGCCCGACTACATGGTGCCGACGGAGTTGCGTGTCCTGTCGGCCTTTCCTCTTACGCCCAACGGCAAGGTCAACCGCAAAGCGTTGCTCGAGGAACTCGCGCAGGCCGATGCGCGTGCAGCCGCATCAGCTGCGGCGCAGCAGGTGGACGACGATATCGCCGGCAAGCTGGCAGCCGTGTTCGAGGGAATTCTCGGCAACCCCGTGGATCGCCGCGCGAACTTCTTCGACCTTGGACTGCGCTCGCTGGATCTGATGCGGGCCCACGCCATCATCGCGCGCGATGTAGCGGCAAAGATGGCGCTAGTGGATCTGTTTCGCCATCCCAATGTCGAGGCGCTGGCCGCGCACCTGCGCACCACCCTCGGAGCGGTAAAGAACGAGGCAATCCGGCAACGCCGGGATGCCCAGGGCGGGGCAATCGCCGTCATCGGCATGTCCGGACGGTTTCCGGGCGCGCGCAATGTCTCCGAGCTGTGGGCCAACATCCTCGCGGGACGCGACTGCATCACCCATTTCGACGTGGCGGAACTGGAAGACAGTTTCGACGAGAGCTCGCGCCGCGACGTCAGTTATGTCAAGGCACGGCCGATACTCCCCGACGTCGACCGCTTCGATGCAGGCTTCTTCGGGATGCTCGCGCGCGAGGCAGCGCTGACCGACCCGCAACAGCGCCTGTTCCTCGAGATCGCCTGGGAGGCGTTCGAAGATGCCGGCTACGATCCGGCGACGATCGCTGGCGCCGTCGGCGTATTCGCCGGCACCTCGATGAACACCTACTTCCTCAAGCATGTGCTGACGGACCGTGGCGTCATCGACGAGTTCACGAGCCAGTTCCAGATCGGCGAGTATCAAAAGCTGGTCGGGGCCGGTGACTTCGTCGCCACGCGCACCGCGTACAAGCTGGGTCTCAAGGGACCAGCTCTCTCAGTGCAGACGGCCTGCTCGACCTCGCTGACTGCAATTGGTCTTGCCGTAGAGAACCTGCGCTCGGGCCGCTGTGACATGGCATTGGCCGGCGGTGTGTCAATCACCTTCCCGCAAAAGCGCGGCTATTACTATGAAGAAGGCGGGATGGGCGCGCCCGACGGCGTGTGCCGCCCGTTCGATGCCGAGGCCAAGGGCACGGTATTCGGCAGCGGCGCTGGGGTTGTCCTGCTGAAACGTCTCGAGGACGCGATCGCCGACGAGGATCCGATCTATGCCGTGATCCGTGGTGTCGGCATCAACAACGACGGCTCCGACAAGGTCGGCTTCACGGCGCCTAGCGTCGATGCCCAGGCTCGCGCTATTGCGATCGCGCACGCCGAAGCCGGTGTCGATGCAGCCTCCATTGGCTATGTCGAGGCTCATGGTACGGCGACGCCGCTCGGCGACCCGATCGAATTCGCCGGCCTCGTGCAGGCATTTCGTCTCGGCGGCGTCGAAGGCGGCCAGTTCTGCGCCCTTGGCTCGGCGAAGGCCAATGTCGGCCACCTCGACGCGGCCGCCGGCGTGACGGGCTTCATCGCTGCATCGCTCGCACTGCGCGACCGGGTCTTGCCGCCTCTCCTGCATTTCCGTTCAGCCAACCTGGGCATCGATGTCGCTAACAGCCCCTTCTTTTTCAACGTCGGCGCGAACGCCTGGGCTGCCGGCGCGACGCCGCGTCGCGCCGGCGTGAGTTCGTTCGGCGTCGGCGGCACGAATGTGCACGTGGTGCTGGAAGAAGCGCCGCGCCGTGTCGACGCCGCATGTGAGCCGCAAGAAAAGCCACCAGAAGCGCTGCAGATTTTGCCGCTCTCGGCACGGAGCGCGGCAGCGCTCGAACGGGCCAAGGCCAATCTCGCCGGGCATCTGGCCGCCAACCCCGGCGTCTCGCTCACAGACGTGGCCGCGACGCTGCAAACGGGTCGCCGTGACTTCGCGCATCGCGCCGTCGTCATCGCGGACAGTGTCGACCAGGCTCAGGCCCGGCTCGTCAAAGGAGCGATCGAAGCACAGGCCCCTCAAGCCACGCCTCCGGTTGTGTTCATGTTTCCTGGCCAGGGCGCGCAGTACCCGGGCATGGGACAAGCGCTCTATCGCACCGAGCCGGTCTATCGCCAGTGGATCGACAAGGGTGCCGAAGCGTTGGCTCCGCATGTGGGCCTGGATATCCGCACCCTGCTGTTGAGCGACTCCCCGGAAGGCGACGATACCCCGCATCCCATCCGTTCGACGCTCTACGCGCAGCCGGCCCTGTTCCTGGTCGAATACGCGCTGGCGCAACTGTGGATGTCGCGCGGCATCAAGCCGACGGCCATGATCGGCCATAGCATCGGCGAACTGGTCGCGGCCTGCGTGGCCGAGGCGATCACCTTCGAGGATGCGCTGTACCTGATCGCCAGGCGCGGTGCGCTCATGCAGTCGGCCGAACCGGGCGCGATGCTGGTGGTACGCCTGTCCGAGACGGACCTCGTCCCCCTTCTGCCCGCCGACGTCGATCTGGCCGCAGTCAATGCGCCATCGCTCAGCGTCGTAGCGGGCCCCTTCGCCGCGATCGAGGCTTTCGAAGCCACGCTGAAAGCGGGCGATATCGACCATCGACGGCTGCATACGTCTCATGCCTTCCACTCGCGCATGATGTCCGGTGTGGTGGACGATCTCGCGAAGCTCGCGGACAGTCTTTCTTTCGCAAGGCCGAAGATCCCGTACGTGTCCTCGGTGACCGGACAGTGGGCGTCGATGGATCAGCCGGTGCCGGGACATTACTGGGCCAGTCATTGCCGCAATGTCGTGCGCTTCAGCGATGCACTGGCTACGGTGACCGCCGAGGGCAAACCGCTGCTTCTCGAAATCGGTCCCGGCCGGACACTGTCGACCTTCGTCATGCAGGGGTTGCCCAAGGACCGGCATCTGGGCGCGATTGCCTCGCTGCCTGATTTCGCC
It encodes:
- a CDS encoding 4'-phosphopantetheinyl transferase family protein; this translates as MSSSLLTPPSAQEVHVWQWDLDVCGDDFDRHWAMLSTQERERADKFRFERHRRRYVAGRGELRELLSRYLGLSPRQVALDYGPDGKPFCNLQPVGWTVCFNLSHSESAAALAISNGFEVGIDVENVRPIEECVPLEVFSIQECAEFSALPDEERQEVFFESWARKEACLKALGTGFTLPPAHFEFDLSIRGDTTPRLVGGEAEEATQWRICALSPSSTCAGAVAARSTDWSIVEMN